From the genome of Desulfolucanica intricata, one region includes:
- the nifU gene encoding Fe-S cluster assembly scaffold protein NifU gives MYSDKVMDHFQNPRNVGEIKDADGIGQVGNPTCGDIMKIYLKVEDNIIKDVKFKTFGCGAAVATSSMVTELAIGKTIEEALELTNKAVAEALDGLPPKKMHCSNLAADALHAAIKDYQEKQKSA, from the coding sequence GTGTATAGTGATAAAGTAATGGATCATTTTCAAAATCCACGTAATGTTGGAGAAATTAAGGATGCTGACGGAATCGGTCAAGTTGGTAACCCTACCTGTGGGGACATTATGAAAATTTATTTAAAGGTAGAAGACAATATTATTAAGGACGTTAAATTCAAGACCTTTGGTTGTGGTGCTGCAGTAGCGACCAGCAGCATGGTTACCGAATTAGCTATTGGTAAGACCATTGAAGAGGCCTTGGAACTTACTAATAAAGCAGTTGCTGAAGCTTTAGACGGGCTGCCGCCGAAAAAAATGCATTGTTCCAATCTGGCTGCCGATGCTTTACATGCAGCCATCAAGGATTATCAGGAAAAGCAAAAATCTGCTTAA
- the nifS gene encoding cysteine desulfurase NifS: protein MRRVYFDHSATTPVDPAVVDAMMPYLTSNFGNPSSFHSFGREVRKAVEEAREKVAAAIGADPIEITFTSGGTESDNMAIHGVAYMNKSKGNHIITSAVEHHAVLNTVKALGKEGFDITILPVDKYGMVRVEDVAAAITDKTILITIMHANNEIGTIQPIKEIAKIAKEKGIFIHTDAVQSFGKVPVNVNDLGVNLLTISGHKVYGPKGVGALYIRKGTRWKQTLMHGGSQERLRRTGTENVPGIIGLGKACELAVANLQHENEYLVKLRDKLIKGVMDKIDRVILTGHPTQRLCNHASFCFEFIEGESQLLSLDMKGIAASSGSACTSGSLEPSHVLLALGLSHEIAHGSLRISMGKDNTEEDVDYFLEVLPEVVNRLRAMSPLAEDVSEMEEFMEGVRCGV from the coding sequence GTGCGCAGAGTCTATTTTGACCACAGTGCAACAACTCCGGTTGACCCGGCAGTAGTTGATGCTATGATGCCATATCTAACAAGTAATTTTGGAAATCCTTCCAGCTTTCATTCATTTGGGCGTGAGGTTCGTAAAGCTGTTGAGGAAGCGAGAGAAAAAGTAGCCGCTGCCATAGGTGCCGATCCGATAGAAATTACTTTTACCAGTGGTGGTACTGAGTCGGATAATATGGCTATTCATGGAGTAGCCTACATGAATAAAAGTAAAGGAAATCATATTATTACCTCTGCAGTAGAACACCATGCTGTCTTAAATACTGTTAAAGCACTGGGTAAAGAGGGTTTTGATATAACTATTTTGCCAGTGGATAAATATGGTATGGTCAGAGTAGAGGATGTTGCTGCAGCTATAACGGACAAGACTATTTTAATTACAATTATGCATGCTAATAATGAAATCGGTACAATTCAACCTATTAAAGAGATTGCTAAAATAGCTAAAGAAAAAGGTATTTTTATACATACAGATGCTGTGCAGAGTTTTGGTAAGGTACCGGTAAATGTTAATGATTTAGGTGTTAACTTACTTACCATTTCAGGCCATAAAGTCTATGGTCCTAAAGGGGTAGGAGCGCTGTATATTCGTAAAGGAACCAGATGGAAACAAACCCTGATGCATGGTGGCTCTCAGGAGCGTTTACGCCGTACCGGTACAGAAAATGTCCCTGGAATTATTGGCCTTGGTAAAGCTTGCGAATTGGCTGTGGCTAATTTACAGCATGAAAATGAATACCTTGTCAAACTTAGGGATAAATTAATCAAAGGTGTTATGGATAAAATCGATCGCGTAATTTTAACCGGACACCCTACCCAGCGGCTCTGCAACCATGCAAGTTTTTGCTTCGAATTTATCGAAGGTGAATCTCAGCTGTTAAGTTTAGATATGAAAGGTATTGCTGCGTCCAGTGGTTCAGCTTGTACATCAGGTTCTTTGGAGCCTTCCCACGTTTTGTTAGCTTTGGGATTATCCCATGAAATAGCCCATGGATCGCTAAGGATTTCTATGGGTAAAGATAATACAGAGGAAGATGTGGATTATTTCTTAGAAGTACTGCCTGAGGTTGTAAACCGGCTGAGAGCAATGTCACCTTTAGCTGAAGACGTTTCGGAGATGGAAGAGTTTATGGAGGGGGTACGCTGCGGTGTATAG
- a CDS encoding transcriptional regulator yields the protein MIHITLPEYFVQVNNRLPEEASRVLRALVEQGSMNKEELSLTSKVKRAVLDHVIMQLYALGLVDVTTEGKSKICSLTGLGNEFLSMEDIAGLGG from the coding sequence ATGATACATATTACCCTACCTGAATATTTCGTTCAGGTTAATAACCGCCTGCCGGAGGAGGCCTCACGAGTACTGCGGGCTTTGGTGGAGCAGGGCAGTATGAACAAGGAAGAGTTGTCGTTAACTTCTAAGGTTAAAAGAGCGGTTCTGGATCACGTAATTATGCAGCTATATGCTCTTGGTTTGGTAGATGTGACAACTGAGGGGAAAAGTAAAATTTGTAGTTTAACAGGACTAGGGAATGAATTCTTGTCTATGGAAGATATAGCAGGGCTGGGCGGATAG
- a CDS encoding tRNA threonylcarbamoyladenosine dehydratase has translation MHRFSRTEFLIGAQGLKTLSNSKVAVFGVGGVGSFAVEALARAGIGSLFLMDFDVVDITNINRQLHALNDTIGEAKVDLMFERVKKINPKIQLSVVKDFYSAEQGEKFFREPFDYVIDAIDYIPGKLDLIIRCLKNDIRIISAMGAGNKLDPTRFRVADISETSVCPLARIIRRELRKAGFEKGLKVVFSTEVPIKPQYISSAADSGDISGKCVKQVPGSISFVPSVMGLIIAGTVINDLLKNNA, from the coding sequence TTGCATCGTTTTTCACGTACCGAATTTTTGATTGGTGCTCAAGGCCTTAAAACATTATCAAACAGCAAGGTTGCGGTTTTTGGTGTGGGCGGGGTTGGTTCTTTTGCAGTCGAGGCCTTGGCCCGGGCCGGCATTGGCTCGCTTTTCTTAATGGACTTTGATGTGGTTGATATTACTAACATAAATAGACAGCTTCATGCCTTAAACGACACTATAGGTGAAGCTAAAGTTGATTTAATGTTTGAACGGGTTAAAAAAATTAATCCTAAAATACAGTTATCTGTGGTAAAAGATTTTTATTCAGCAGAACAGGGAGAAAAATTCTTTAGAGAGCCATTTGACTATGTAATTGATGCTATAGATTACATTCCCGGTAAGCTTGATTTAATAATCAGGTGTTTGAAAAATGATATCAGAATTATTTCTGCGATGGGTGCCGGGAATAAATTAGATCCTACCCGGTTTAGAGTGGCGGACATTTCTGAAACATCGGTATGCCCTTTAGCCCGTATTATCCGTCGTGAGCTGCGAAAAGCCGGTTTTGAAAAAGGTTTAAAGGTTGTTTTTTCTACAGAAGTTCCTATAAAACCCCAATACATTAGTTCCGCTGCTGATTCCGGGGATATTTCCGGAAAATGTGTTAAGCAAGTTCCGGGCAGTATTTCTTTTGTACCATCAGTAATGGGGTTAATAATTGCCGGGACTGTTATTAATGATTTATTAAAAAATAATGCTTAA
- a CDS encoding DUF896 domain-containing protein: MMITKDLIERINELSRKQRSVGLTEDEKNEQTKLREKYLQGIRKQVIDSLEAMKIAAKKHDKSCSCGHCHPNSPEKKH, encoded by the coding sequence ATGATGATAACAAAAGATCTAATTGAACGAATAAACGAGCTTTCCAGAAAACAAAGAAGTGTTGGACTGACTGAGGATGAAAAAAATGAGCAAACAAAACTAAGGGAGAAATATTTACAGGGAATTAGAAAGCAAGTAATTGATAGTTTAGAGGCCATGAAAATAGCAGCCAAAAAACACGACAAATCCTGTTCCTGCGGGCACTGTCACCCTAACAGCCCGGAAAAAAAACATTGA
- a CDS encoding HAD family hydrolase, giving the protein MFKAILFDLDGTLLPMDLDEFVRHYFSLLTEKLAYLINPELMYQSILTATKAMIQSTEPDKSNETVFFDTFLPLVKLSEDTLRPAFDQFYQNEFKKLRKYTTTHTIVKDILEHLTNKGYRLALATNPLFPAPAVTERMKWAGIADYPWELITSYENSHFCKPNPNYYQEILNKLKLEPEECLMVGNDTGEDLSAAQLGIKTYLITDHLIDRGNSQWKENYRGTIKDFADFVKVL; this is encoded by the coding sequence ATGTTTAAAGCAATATTATTTGATCTGGACGGCACCCTTCTCCCTATGGATTTAGATGAATTCGTCCGACATTATTTCAGCTTATTGACAGAAAAACTTGCTTATCTGATTAACCCTGAGTTAATGTATCAATCTATCCTGACTGCAACAAAAGCTATGATCCAAAGTACTGAACCTGACAAATCTAATGAGACCGTATTTTTTGATACTTTTTTACCGCTGGTGAAATTATCGGAAGACACCTTAAGACCAGCGTTTGACCAATTTTATCAAAACGAATTCAAAAAATTAAGAAAATATACTACTACCCATACCATAGTCAAAGACATTTTAGAGCATTTAACAAACAAGGGGTACCGGCTTGCTCTGGCCACTAACCCCCTGTTTCCTGCCCCTGCGGTAACTGAACGGATGAAATGGGCCGGTATCGCCGATTATCCCTGGGAATTAATAACCTCCTATGAGAACAGTCATTTTTGTAAACCCAACCCCAATTACTATCAAGAAATTTTAAACAAACTAAAACTGGAGCCTGAAGAGTGTTTAATGGTAGGTAATGACACCGGAGAGGATTTATCGGCAGCTCAACTGGGAATAAAAACTTACTTAATAACCGACCATCTCATTGATCGAGGCAATTCTCAATGGAAAGAAAATTACAGAGGTACCATAAAAGATTTTGCCGACTTTGTTAAGGTTTTATAA
- the aspS gene encoding aspartate--tRNA ligase: MTIAAETMQGLKRTHYCGSINKDHIGQSVVLTGWVQKRRDHGGLIFVDLRDRTGLVQVVFSPDLAQEAFHKGESIRSEYVLAVIGEVRGRPEGTENPNLSTGEIEVICYELRVLNIAKTPPFYIEDGIDVDENIRLRYRYLDLRRPEMQRSMYLRHKANKVVRDFLDENGFWEIETPMLTKSTPEGARDYLVPSRINPGKFYALPQSPQIFKQILMVAGMERYYQIVRCFRDEDLRADRQPEFTQIDLEMSFVDVEDVLSLMEKMVARLYWETVGLDVKTPFPRLTYQEAIDRFGSDKPDTRFGMELCDISDIAADCNFKVFASAIKNGGQVKGINAKGCGSLSRKEIDDLTAFASIYKSKGLAYLIVNENGVKSPIAKFFSEDELNTIVQRFMGEAGDLLLFVADSPEVVADALGALRLHLADRLDIIPKGVNNFVWITDFPLLTYDSEEKRFTAMHHPFTAPKDEDITLLESDPGKVRAKAYDLVLNGIEVGGGSIRIHRRDVQEKMFAAIGLSEEEAQEKFGFMLEAFEFGTPPHGGLAFGFDRLLMLLAGKKSIRDVIAFPKTQSATDLMTQAPSEVARKQLKELHIKMDIKKA; encoded by the coding sequence ATGACAATTGCAGCTGAAACTATGCAGGGTTTAAAACGTACTCACTATTGTGGCAGCATAAATAAAGATCATATCGGGCAATCAGTGGTTTTAACGGGTTGGGTGCAAAAGAGAAGAGATCATGGAGGCTTAATTTTTGTTGATTTACGTGACCGTACCGGTCTGGTACAGGTTGTTTTTAGCCCTGATTTGGCGCAAGAAGCTTTTCATAAAGGGGAGTCAATTCGCAGTGAATATGTACTGGCGGTGATAGGAGAAGTACGGGGTCGTCCTGAGGGAACTGAAAACCCCAATTTATCTACCGGTGAGATAGAGGTAATTTGTTACGAACTAAGGGTTTTAAATATAGCCAAAACTCCGCCCTTTTATATCGAAGATGGTATAGATGTAGATGAAAATATCAGATTGCGTTACCGGTACCTGGATTTACGGCGTCCGGAAATGCAGCGCAGTATGTACCTGAGACATAAAGCCAACAAAGTAGTCCGGGATTTTTTAGATGAAAATGGATTTTGGGAAATTGAAACACCTATGTTAACAAAAAGTACACCGGAAGGGGCCCGGGATTACCTTGTACCTAGTCGTATAAATCCCGGAAAATTCTATGCTTTACCCCAATCACCTCAGATTTTTAAACAAATTTTGATGGTAGCCGGGATGGAGAGGTATTATCAGATTGTTCGCTGCTTCCGCGATGAGGATTTGCGGGCAGACCGGCAGCCGGAGTTTACCCAAATTGATTTAGAAATGTCTTTTGTAGATGTTGAAGATGTTTTATCATTGATGGAAAAAATGGTAGCCCGTTTATATTGGGAAACAGTAGGTTTAGATGTAAAAACTCCTTTTCCAAGGCTTACTTATCAGGAGGCTATAGACAGGTTTGGATCAGATAAGCCGGATACTCGTTTTGGAATGGAACTTTGTGATATATCTGATATTGCTGCCGATTGTAATTTTAAGGTTTTTGCCAGTGCTATAAAAAACGGCGGTCAGGTAAAAGGAATTAACGCTAAGGGCTGCGGTAGTTTAAGCAGGAAAGAAATAGATGATCTTACTGCCTTTGCCTCTATTTATAAATCCAAAGGGTTGGCTTATCTGATTGTTAATGAAAACGGAGTAAAATCTCCTATTGCTAAGTTTTTCTCGGAGGATGAGCTAAACACTATAGTTCAGCGTTTTATGGGAGAAGCAGGGGATCTACTGCTTTTTGTAGCGGATAGTCCGGAAGTGGTTGCCGATGCACTGGGTGCTTTGCGCTTACACCTGGCTGACAGATTAGATATAATTCCTAAGGGTGTAAATAATTTTGTCTGGATTACTGATTTTCCGCTGCTCACCTATGATTCGGAAGAAAAAAGATTTACAGCAATGCATCACCCGTTTACTGCTCCTAAGGATGAAGATATTACTTTATTGGAGAGTGATCCCGGTAAAGTCCGGGCCAAGGCCTATGACCTGGTGCTAAACGGTATAGAGGTAGGTGGCGGGAGCATTCGTATTCACCGGCGGGATGTACAGGAAAAAATGTTTGCTGCCATTGGTTTGTCGGAAGAAGAAGCCCAGGAGAAATTTGGTTTTATGCTGGAAGCCTTTGAATTCGGGACACCCCCGCATGGTGGACTTGCATTTGGCTTTGACCGATTACTAATGTTACTGGCAGGAAAGAAATCCATTAGAGATGTGATTGCATTTCCCAAAACACAAAGTGCCACTGACTTAATGACGCAGGCTCCATCTGAGGTTGCTCGGAAACAACTTAAGGAATTGCATATAAAGATGGACATAAAAAAAGCATAA
- the hisS gene encoding histidine--tRNA ligase, with protein MLTSRPRGTNDILPGEVEKWRYIEKIIGQICYEYGFEEIRTPIFEHTELFQRGVGETTDIVEKEMYTFIDRGERSITLRPEGTASAVRAYLEDKLFAGPQPVKLYYTGPMFRYDRPQAGRFRQFHQFGVEVLGSNDPALDAEVMAMAMDFYKRLGLRDLELHINSVGCPECRPTLRNKLQEHLRPYYGEFCPNCQGRFERNPLRILDCKNPRCQELGAGAPTTLGCLCPDCGEHFSMVKKHLEILGIPFVVDPSLVRGLDYYTHTAFEIMTRDIGAQNSIGGGGRYNGLVEMCGGKPTPGIGYAIGLERVILIAENQGIKFPTSEQLQIFVAAAGTGAQELAFKILFKFRQAGFAADKDYLGRSLKAQMKYAGKTAARFTVIVGEAELEQGMLVVKNMSTGQQENVYINQVVEYIQNLF; from the coding sequence ATGCTGACCTCACGTCCGAGAGGGACTAATGATATACTGCCCGGCGAAGTGGAAAAGTGGCGGTACATAGAAAAGATTATTGGGCAAATTTGTTATGAATATGGTTTTGAAGAAATACGCACCCCAATTTTTGAACATACGGAACTTTTTCAGCGGGGTGTCGGAGAGACCACGGATATTGTAGAGAAAGAAATGTATACCTTTATTGACCGTGGCGAAAGGAGTATTACCCTGCGGCCTGAGGGCACGGCTTCTGCTGTAAGGGCCTATTTGGAGGATAAGCTTTTTGCGGGGCCACAGCCGGTGAAGCTTTATTATACCGGGCCGATGTTTCGCTATGACCGACCACAGGCCGGTCGTTTTCGACAGTTTCATCAATTTGGAGTGGAGGTTTTGGGTTCTAATGATCCGGCTTTGGACGCGGAAGTAATGGCTATGGCTATGGATTTTTATAAGCGCCTTGGTTTAAGAGATTTGGAATTACATATTAACAGCGTGGGTTGTCCTGAGTGCCGTCCGACTTTACGGAACAAGCTTCAGGAACACTTAAGGCCTTATTATGGTGAGTTTTGTCCTAATTGCCAGGGAAGATTTGAACGCAATCCATTACGTATACTGGATTGTAAAAATCCCCGTTGTCAGGAATTAGGTGCAGGGGCTCCAACTACGCTGGGCTGCCTTTGCCCGGATTGTGGTGAACATTTTTCAATGGTTAAAAAACACTTAGAAATCCTGGGAATTCCCTTTGTGGTTGACCCGTCTTTAGTTCGTGGACTTGACTATTACACCCACACTGCTTTCGAGATAATGACCAGAGATATCGGGGCTCAAAATTCTATTGGCGGTGGTGGAAGATATAATGGTTTGGTAGAAATGTGTGGTGGCAAGCCGACCCCGGGAATAGGTTATGCGATTGGATTGGAAAGAGTTATTTTAATTGCGGAAAATCAAGGAATTAAATTTCCTACTTCCGAACAACTGCAAATTTTTGTGGCTGCAGCCGGTACAGGTGCCCAAGAGTTAGCCTTTAAAATATTATTTAAATTTCGCCAGGCGGGGTTTGCTGCGGACAAAGATTATTTGGGCAGAAGCCTTAAGGCACAAATGAAATATGCAGGTAAAACTGCTGCACGTTTTACGGTTATTGTTGGAGAGGCTGAATTGGAACAGGGTATGCTGGTAGTAAAAAATATGTCTACCGGCCAGCAAGAAAATGTTTATATAAATCAAGTTGTAGAATATATACAAAATTTGTTTTAG
- a CDS encoding replication-associated recombination protein A — MNLFENAGRQEMKLEAPLATRMRPKSLEEFVGQAGIIGPGRILRRAIETDSLQSVLLWGPPGCGKTTLAHIIAHMTKSHFEAVSAVLSGVTDIRKIIEKAKERRNFYQLKTVVFVDEIHRWSKNVQDALLPYVEDGLIILIGATTENPMFTVISAIRSRSRLFRLEPLCPADIRRLLERALLDKENGLGNYKVKIAPEALEHISHIANGDARTALNALEFAVMTTVPGDNGWRNVSLSAAEEAVQKRVLVYDRNGDEHYDVISAFIKSMRGSDPDATLYWLARMIYAGEDPGFIARRIMIHSAEDVGLADPQALVVATSAAQAVERIGLPEGRIILAEAALYVALAPKSNAVVKGIDSAFEAVDKKPAGRVPAHLRDAHYKGARQLGHGKGYKYPHDYSNGYVKQQYLPDELHGVKFFKPEK; from the coding sequence ATGAATTTATTTGAAAATGCTGGCCGGCAGGAGATGAAATTAGAAGCCCCTTTAGCCACTAGAATGAGACCGAAGAGTTTGGAGGAATTTGTGGGTCAGGCAGGTATAATCGGGCCGGGTAGAATACTGCGCCGGGCAATAGAAACTGATAGCTTGCAGTCGGTTTTACTTTGGGGACCGCCCGGATGCGGGAAAACTACATTAGCCCATATTATTGCTCATATGACTAAATCCCATTTTGAAGCAGTGAGTGCAGTATTGAGTGGAGTCACCGATATAAGAAAAATTATTGAAAAGGCCAAAGAAAGAAGGAACTTTTATCAGCTTAAAACCGTTGTATTTGTTGATGAGATACATAGATGGTCTAAAAATGTTCAAGATGCCCTGTTACCCTATGTTGAAGACGGGTTGATAATATTAATTGGTGCAACAACTGAAAATCCCATGTTTACAGTCATATCCGCTATTCGATCTCGTTCTCGCTTATTCAGGTTAGAACCGCTGTGTCCTGCAGATATACGTCGACTGTTGGAGAGGGCTTTGCTCGATAAAGAAAACGGGTTGGGAAATTATAAAGTAAAAATAGCTCCGGAAGCCTTGGAACATATTAGCCATATAGCAAACGGTGATGCCAGAACTGCTTTAAATGCACTTGAATTTGCTGTTATGACCACAGTTCCCGGTGATAACGGGTGGAGAAATGTATCCCTAAGTGCAGCTGAAGAAGCTGTTCAAAAGCGGGTATTAGTGTATGATCGGAACGGAGACGAGCATTATGATGTTATATCTGCTTTTATTAAAAGCATGCGTGGATCGGATCCGGATGCAACATTGTACTGGTTGGCACGGATGATTTATGCCGGAGAAGACCCTGGATTTATAGCCCGGCGGATTATGATTCATTCTGCGGAAGACGTTGGCCTGGCGGATCCCCAGGCGTTGGTGGTAGCCACATCTGCCGCACAAGCCGTGGAAAGAATTGGTTTGCCGGAAGGGAGAATTATTTTGGCAGAGGCAGCCTTGTATGTAGCTCTGGCACCTAAAAGTAATGCGGTTGTTAAAGGGATAGACAGTGCTTTTGAAGCGGTAGACAAAAAACCGGCAGGACGTGTACCTGCTCACCTTAGAGATGCACATTATAAAGGTGCCCGGCAGCTTGGGCACGGCAAGGGCTATAAGTATCCACATGACTATTCTAACGGTTATGTTAAACAACAATATTTACCGGATGAGCTTCATGGAGTAAAATTTTTTAAGCCTGAAAAATAA
- a CDS encoding RrF2 family transcriptional regulator, which translates to MRMSTKGHYGLKAMFDLALHYGTDPIPLKNVAERQSLSENYLEQLIAVLRRAGLVKSVRGAQGGYMLARDPAEIKVGEIIRVLEGPIAPLECVSEEEPSVCEQSDCCMTRSVWEKVRDSIVDVLDSISLADMCRDAEKVSQDKAFYMYNI; encoded by the coding sequence TTGCGAATGTCAACCAAAGGGCACTATGGCTTAAAGGCTATGTTTGACCTTGCTCTGCACTATGGGACTGATCCCATACCCTTAAAAAATGTTGCTGAACGTCAGAGTCTTTCTGAAAATTATTTAGAGCAGCTAATTGCAGTCTTACGTAGGGCAGGCCTGGTAAAAAGTGTCCGCGGTGCTCAGGGCGGTTACATGTTAGCTCGTGACCCGGCCGAGATAAAAGTTGGAGAGATTATTCGAGTATTGGAAGGGCCAATTGCTCCGCTGGAATGTGTCAGTGAGGAAGAGCCCAGTGTATGTGAGCAATCTGATTGTTGTATGACTCGCAGCGTTTGGGAAAAAGTGCGGGATAGTATTGTCGATGTACTGGATTCTATCAGTTTGGCAGATATGTGCCGGGATGCGGAAAAAGTCAGTCAAGATAAAGCTTTTTATATGTACAATATATAA
- the trxA gene encoding thioredoxin — protein sequence MAGTNIITTDTNFEQFQQLIKDSQVPILMYFGAEWCLPCKVLFPMIEELSSEYEGKMKFIKLDADKNQDIIKEYKVYSIPTIMIFKNGEEKVRKIGSKYKDELEKVIKNYI from the coding sequence TTGGCCGGTACAAATATAATAACTACAGATACAAATTTTGAACAATTTCAGCAATTAATCAAGGATTCTCAGGTTCCAATCTTGATGTACTTTGGTGCGGAATGGTGTTTACCTTGTAAGGTTCTGTTTCCAATGATCGAAGAGTTGTCATCCGAATATGAGGGTAAAATGAAATTTATCAAGTTGGATGCGGATAAAAACCAAGATATTATTAAGGAGTATAAAGTATATAGTATCCCGACTATCATGATTTTTAAAAACGGTGAGGAAAAAGTACGTAAGATTGGCTCTAAATATAAAGATGAATTAGAGAAGGTTATTAAAAATTATATATAA
- a CDS encoding ATPase domain-containing protein, translated as MRKINTGITGLDDLLYGGIVQGNCVLIQGIPGAGKTTLGIEFIYRGITQYNEPGVIITCEQFPESIYRDALNFGWDLRKLESINMLRIVCTSPEVLMDTESGLLEDVVAEVGAKRILVDSISHFRNAIGDPLELRRAVYSFCNGLRKLGLTAFLVKEQENTTDGHYDFEEYVLDAVISMKNIEGPAYHRDRLLEITKTRGQEHISGKHSFRITSDGIKVFALQGLINSIKFSNYSDYIISTGISGLDDILNGGFPRGISVAVIGNSGTGKTVLGLQYLIKGALAGDRGVLFSCEESFEHLVGNAHRFGWDLKDLHNRNIVKLLYQSFIETEIDKSIIEIGKAVKSIGAARVVIDSIPGLISRVNDSMLLREKFYYLATYLNSLGCTTLLLGSELDIGKLELLQSIVQGTILLKSTLNNNRRFRHIELYKMRGVNHMTGNHLMQINEQGIQVYPRVGGW; from the coding sequence ATGCGGAAAATAAATACCGGTATAACAGGCCTGGACGATTTATTATATGGCGGCATTGTTCAGGGTAACTGTGTTCTTATTCAGGGGATACCCGGTGCCGGTAAAACAACCCTGGGAATAGAATTTATTTACCGGGGAATTACCCAATATAATGAACCGGGGGTTATTATTACTTGCGAACAGTTTCCAGAGTCTATTTATCGTGATGCTTTAAATTTCGGCTGGGATCTCAGGAAATTGGAAAGCATCAATATGTTACGAATTGTTTGCACCTCACCGGAAGTGTTAATGGATACAGAAAGTGGTTTACTGGAAGACGTAGTAGCCGAGGTCGGAGCTAAGAGAATTTTAGTTGACAGCATCAGTCATTTTCGCAATGCCATTGGGGATCCTTTAGAGCTTCGGAGAGCTGTGTACAGCTTTTGTAACGGCCTACGCAAGCTGGGACTAACTGCTTTTCTGGTAAAAGAACAGGAAAACACAACAGACGGGCACTACGATTTTGAGGAGTATGTATTAGACGCTGTAATTTCTATGAAAAACATAGAAGGGCCTGCTTATCATAGGGACCGGCTCCTGGAAATTACTAAAACCAGGGGCCAGGAACATATCTCAGGCAAACATTCCTTCAGAATTACTTCAGACGGAATAAAAGTGTTTGCTTTGCAGGGATTAATTAATTCAATTAAGTTCTCAAACTATTCTGATTATATCATATCTACCGGAATTTCCGGTTTAGACGATATTTTAAACGGGGGGTTTCCCCGGGGAATATCAGTAGCTGTAATTGGTAATTCAGGAACAGGTAAAACTGTATTAGGACTGCAGTATCTAATTAAGGGAGCCTTAGCAGGAGATCGAGGTGTTCTTTTTTCCTGTGAAGAATCCTTTGAACACTTGGTCGGAAATGCACATAGATTTGGGTGGGATCTAAAAGATCTTCATAATCGGAATATCGTAAAATTATTATACCAATCTTTTATTGAAACCGAAATCGATAAAAGTATTATCGAGATTGGTAAAGCAGTTAAATCAATAGGTGCTGCACGGGTAGTAATAGACTCTATCCCCGGGCTAATCTCCAGGGTAAATGATTCCATGCTGCTGCGAGAAAAGTTTTATTATCTGGCTACCTATCTAAATAGTTTAGGCTGCACCACACTTCTTTTAGGCAGTGAGCTGGATATCGGCAAATTAGAGCTTCTGCAGTCTATTGTCCAAGGCACAATCCTGTTAAAATCAACACTTAATAATAATAGGCGTTTCAGACATATTGAACTATATAAAATGCGCGGTGTTAATCATATGACCGGTAATCACCTGATGCAAATTAATGAACAGGGTATTCAAGTATACCCTCGAGTGGGGGGATGGTAA